TGGGGCGGAATCGTAAAATAGGCGACCGCCCCGTCGCGTGAGGCCGGTTCCTGGCCGGCCAGGCCCTCGCCAAGGGCTACCCAGCGTCCGAAGCCCGTCGCGCCAAACGCCCGCCAGGCGGCCGGGGCTTGCCGACAGAAGGCTTGGGCCAGCGTCAGCGATAGCTCGGCCAGCCGGTCTCCGGTCGTCAGAATCGTCTCGCGTGCTTCAGAGGGCAGGGCTTGGAGTTCGGCCAACAGCGCCTGGCCCGGCTCGTCTCCAAGCAGATGGCGGGTATCGAACCACAGGTGACGGAGGGAAGACATCAGGGATACTGAGAGCGGTGCCGACCCGCTCAGACGTATGTCAGCCAGTGCGTATAGCTGTTGTCCTGTCCCTTGGTCAGGGCGAAGAACCGCTGTTGCAGAAAACGGGTCACTTCTCCGGGGGTCTGGCCGCGAATGGGCCGGTCGTCGAGTTCGCGGATGGGGGTCACCTCGGCGGCCGTGCCGGTGAAGAACGCCTCGTCGGCAAGATAGATATCGTCGCGGGTGAGGGACTCTTCAGACAGGTCATAGCCGCCGTCACGCAGCAGGGTCATTACCGTGTCGCGGGTGATGCCGGGCAGCAGCGAGGTCGACAGGGGCGGGGTTCTGATTTTCCCCTTGCGCACCACAAAGATATTCTCTCCCGGCCCTTCGGCCACATGGCCGTCGGTATCCAACAACAGGGCTTCGTCATAGCCCAGAGACCACACTTCCTGGCCGGCTAGAATGGCGTTCAGATAGGTTCCGACCGCTTTGGCCTTGGTCATCAGGGTATTGACGTGGAAGCGCTGGAAGGAGGAGGTTTTGACCCGAATCCCGTTTTTCAGTCCCTCTTCGCCCAGGTAGGCACCCC
The nucleotide sequence above comes from Desulfurellaceae bacterium. Encoded proteins:
- the ilvE gene encoding branched-chain-amino-acid transaminase, whose amino-acid sequence is MDGEFVAWPEATVHVLTHTLHYGVGVFEGIRCYAGEDGRSAVFRLAEHIERLFDSAHILDIKIPFTPEHISQACLETVRVNQLEECYIRPLVFVGEGDRGLHARTNPIRVAIAAWAWGAYLGEEGLKNGIRVKTSSFQRFHVNTLMTKAKAVGTYLNAILAGQEVWSLGYDEALLLDTDGHVAEGPGENIFVVRKGKIRTPPLSTSLLPGITRDTVMTLLRDGGYDLSEESLTRDDIYLADEAFFTGTAAEVTPIRELDDRPIRGQTPGEVTRFLQQRFFALTKGQDNSYTHWLTYV